Proteins encoded together in one Drosophila albomicans strain 15112-1751.03 chromosome 2R, ASM965048v2, whole genome shotgun sequence window:
- the LOC117575030 gene encoding uncharacterized protein LOC117575030: MSNRNLLIAVAAVAALICLCTADVSHINHKPPQDVLVPFNDLLPPPLEEPSTTEATTAAAAASTTTPATKPTKKSYYQQLAKSKDAHHYHIEEKASAKSQPAIQLALDLLPPFAEAPEQPQIEDVHTTTHQPLVSSRPTPTATTKKSVPLVAKPQPIPQRQFVPQPQPQQQPHPQQLHARVSRPNSIAHSAAASSIVPVKSSISSDLITQYLTNFQFTTRRPSRGALPTLTPFPNHIKK, translated from the coding sequence TTATTAATCGCAGTTGCCGCCGTCGCCGCACTGATTTGCCTCTGCACGGCCGATGTGTCCCACATAAATCATAAGCCGCCTCAGGACGTATTGGTGCCATTCAATGATTTATTGCCGCCGCCACTGGAGGAGCCCTCCACTAcggaagcaacaacagcagcagcagcagcctcgaCAACAACGCCAGCAACAAAGCCTACGAAAAAATCATACTATCAGCAGCTGGCCAAGAGCAAGGATGCCCACCACTACCACATCGAGGAGAAAGCTAGCGCGAAGAGTCAGCCAGCGATACAGTTAGCTTTGGATTTACTGCCACCCTTCGCCGAAGCACCAGAGCAGCCACAAATTGAAGATGTTCACACCACAACACATCAGCCACTTGTTAGCAGCCGGCCAACACCAACCGCAACCACTAAGAAGAGTGTACCGCTTGTTGCAAAGCCGCAGCCTATCCCACAGCGTCAGTTCGTGccacagccgcagccgcagcaacagccacatcCACAGCAGTTGCATGCACGTGTTTCACGACCCAATAGCATTGCCCActcagctgctgcttcctCGATAGTCCCAGTGAAGTCGAGTATCTCGTCCGATCTCATCACGCAATATCTCACAAACTTTCAGTTCACAACGCGGCGACCTTCTCGCGGTGCTTTGCCAACGCTGACGCCGTTTCCCaatcatattaaaaaatag